In the Syntrophorhabdaceae bacterium genome, GGCAAGCTCAGAAAGACCCTTTGCTTCAGCCTCAGGCATTAATTGTTTCATGTAACCAAAGGGATAGTACAGAATCATGTCGATTGTGCCTGCCTTCAGGGCATTGACCTGATCAAAAGCTGCGGTAACTTCAGGTCCGCCAAGCCAGCGTATTTCAAGCTTGCCTTTGCATCGCTCGTTGACTCTATCAACAAACATCTGAACGGTGTCATTGTTGCTATGATTTTTAGGGAAGGCCGTGACCGCTTTTAAAACAATAGGTGCGCTGAAGGCAATTGTTGAAACAAAACAAAAAATCGAGACAAGAAACACCACACACATAAGCTTTTTCATGTTACCCCCTTATTTTTATATTTTGTTGCCTAAGCCTATTCTACAATAAAAATACTTTTTTTCAATCGTTTCTCTCTGCCCCAGGGGAACATCCCCTCATGAATGTTACCGCATCACCTCCTCTAAAATATTCTGTCCTTCCCGTTATTGATCCAGGACGGAAACCATCGGTAGTACTCTAACGGATGCGCTCTGTTGAGACCTTCATAGGTTGCCTTAGCCAGCTCAATACCCTTTTTTGTCCGGTAAAGTTTGACAAGACCTTTCTTCTCGAGGGAGGCGAGCAGATCATCAAGCGTGGCGCTGTCCACTTCGAACAATTCCTTTATGTCCTCGCGGCTCATGAAAAGACCCGGGTTTACACGGTAGTCTTCCGCGAGCGCCGCGAGCAGCCTCTCCTCGTCAATCTCTTTTTCTTTCTCTATTGTACCGGGCACCGGTACCGGCACCCCCAGTGTCGGATGGACAACCCGGTGCGGCATCTTGAGGTCTTCGGCCATCTGGCGCAAGGCTGTCCTGAAAATGACAAGCCTGCAGGCCTCCATTGTGCCGCCGGCGATGTGTTCAACCTTGGCCACGTTCATGATCTCCTCAAGAGGGTAAAAAGGCGTCACGCCGTCGCCGCCCATCACCTGTATCGCATCAATGCTCGCCTGCATTGCCGACTCGCAGTTAAAGACCTTGGCCACGTTCGATTCGACCGCGATATCCACCCCGAGATCCCAGAGGTAAGCGGTATAGTACGTCATCAGGCGAGCTATCTTCGTCTTGATGATAAGATCGGCGATCTTGAACTGGTTCGCCGGTATATCGATCGTGGGCCGGCCAAACTGGACCCTTCTCTGTGCATACGGCACCGCATTCCTCAGAAGTTCCCCTATCCAGCCTGTCACTGAAGCAGAGATGAGGGTCCTTTCGAAGTTGAGTCCGGCCGTCATCACCCGCCATCCTTCCCCTTCCTGACCGATGC is a window encoding:
- a CDS encoding acyl-CoA/acyl-ACP dehydrogenase — its product is MESYLWWTEEQKRFAEEVHAFVKEVMPRDAETRWTREFPWDIFQKIGEKGFTGAGIPKEYGGLGLGATGACIAAEAFCRMPGPGRVFVGNMLGGLRQLIEYGTEEQKKDVLPRIAKGELGAIVITEPFAGTDAAAIETTAKREGDVYILNGKKRYIVSAGVAKRHMVYARTSDNPEDIRNYRHITAFILEKGAPGFSVEKINEIIGFENIQNGVLNFDKVSVPVKNRIGQEGEGWRVMTAGLNFERTLISASVTGWIGELLRNAVPYAQRRVQFGRPTIDIPANQFKIADLIIKTKIARLMTYYTAYLWDLGVDIAVESNVAKVFNCESAMQASIDAIQVMGGDGVTPFYPLEEIMNVAKVEHIAGGTMEACRLVIFRTALRQMAEDLKMPHRVVHPTLGVPVPVPGTIEKEKEIDEERLLAALAEDYRVNPGLFMSREDIKELFEVDSATLDDLLASLEKKGLVKLYRTKKGIELAKATYEGLNRAHPLEYYRWFPSWINNGKDRIF